From the Clostridiales bacterium genome, one window contains:
- a CDS encoding ROK family protein, whose amino-acid sequence MYYVGVDIGGTNIKTGVVDKQGNILKKHSFPTLSSRPYQEITQDINLAINKLLDGLGLEKEQIQAIGIGSPGSVDSKTGVIIYSNNIKWKNVPLGAELTRLTGLPTYVHNDANAAAMGEWMFGAGKGYNDIVLITIGTGIGGGVVINGELFEGNYSAGAEIGHTRLGGRGNPCTCGRTDCFETYASATALIRMTKKAMEDNPSSKMWDYVNGDINKTGGRTAFECAKAGDEAAQKVIDEYIYYLGEGITNMANIFRPDIIILGGGVCAQGESLTKPLQKHLDQNIYAKDLLPTIRIVTAKLGNDAGIIGAAALGISKHER is encoded by the coding sequence ATGTATTATGTAGGCGTGGATATTGGCGGCACCAATATTAAAACTGGCGTAGTAGACAAACAAGGCAATATCTTAAAAAAGCATTCTTTTCCGACTTTGAGCTCAAGACCCTACCAAGAAATAACCCAAGACATAAATCTTGCCATAAACAAATTGCTTGACGGTTTGGGCTTGGAAAAGGAACAAATACAAGCGATAGGAATAGGCTCGCCCGGCTCCGTAGATTCCAAAACGGGCGTTATAATTTATTCCAACAATATCAAGTGGAAAAACGTCCCTTTGGGGGCTGAACTGACCCGCCTTACAGGCTTGCCGACTTATGTGCATAACGACGCCAACGCCGCGGCAATGGGCGAGTGGATGTTTGGCGCGGGCAAAGGCTATAACGACATAGTCCTTATTACCATAGGCACGGGCATAGGCGGCGGCGTGGTAATTAATGGCGAGTTGTTTGAAGGCAATTACTCGGCGGGCGCTGAGATCGGACATACAAGGCTGGGCGGCAGGGGCAATCCCTGCACTTGCGGCCGAACGGATTGTTTTGAAACTTACGCGTCGGCGACCGCCCTTATAAGAATGACCAAAAAAGCCATGGAAGACAATCCCAGCAGCAAGATGTGGGATTATGTTAACGGCGACATTAATAAAACAGGCGGCAGAACGGCTTTTGAATGCGCCAAAGCGGGCGACGAGGCGGCGCAAAAAGTAATAGACGAATACATATACTATTTGGGCGAAGGCATTACCAATATGGCCAATATTTTCAGGCCCGATATAATTATTTTGGGCGGCGGCGTGTGCGCCCAAGGCGAGAGCTTGACCAAGCCGCTCCAAAAACATTTGGACCAAAATATTTACGCCAAAGATTTGTTGCCTACCATCCGAATAGTTACCGCCAAACTGGGCAATGACGCGGGCATAATCGGAGCGGCGGCGTTGGGGATTAGCAAGCATGAAAGATAA
- a CDS encoding HAD-IC family P-type ATPase, whose amino-acid sequence IKSNAKAAIQELKEKGIKTVMLTGDASHAAAMTALEVGITDYIAEVLPDQKEEHIRKLKQGGNIVAMVGDGVNDAPSLASADIGFVMSTGTDIAIEAGDITLMRGDLKKVADALFISQKTITKIKQNLFWAFIYNVIGIPLAAFGFLNPIIAGAAMALSSVSVVANSLLLRRQIEQKR is encoded by the coding sequence CAATCAAAAGCAACGCAAAAGCCGCAATCCAAGAACTAAAAGAAAAAGGCATTAAGACGGTAATGCTTACGGGCGACGCATCGCACGCCGCGGCTATGACAGCTTTAGAAGTTGGCATAACCGATTATATAGCCGAAGTCTTGCCCGACCAGAAAGAAGAGCATATAAGAAAACTAAAACAAGGCGGCAATATTGTCGCCATGGTCGGCGACGGCGTCAACGACGCGCCGTCGCTGGCAAGCGCGGACATAGGCTTTGTAATGAGCACGGGAACGGATATCGCCATTGAAGCCGGCGATATCACGCTTATGCGCGGCGACCTAAAAAAAGTCGCGGACGCTTTGTTTATCAGCCAAAAAACCATAACAAAAATCAAGCAAAACTTGTTCTGGGCTTTTATTTATAATGTCATTGGGATACCGTTGGCGGCGTTTGGCTTTTTGAACCCTATAATAGCGGGCGCGGCCATGGCGTTAAGCTCGGTATCAGTCGTCGCTAATTCTTTGCTATTAAGAAGACAAATTGAGCAAAAGCGCTAA